One region of Nycticebus coucang isolate mNycCou1 chromosome 10, mNycCou1.pri, whole genome shotgun sequence genomic DNA includes:
- the TNNT2 gene encoding troponin T, cardiac muscle isoform X4: protein MSDTEEVAEEYEEEEQEEAAMEEEEDWREDGDEQEEAEEEEADSRAEAEVEDEAETEETKAEEDEQEEEAREAEDGPVEESKLKPRPFMPNLVPPKIPDGERVDFDDIHRKRMEKDLNELQTLIEAHFENRKKEEEELISLKDRIERRRAERAEQQRIRNEREKERQNRLAEERARREEEENRRKAEDEARKKKALSNMMHFGGYIQKTERKSGKRQTEREKKKKILAERRKVLAIDHLNEDQLRGKAKELWQSIYDLEAEKFDLQEKFKQQKYEINVLRNRINDNQKVSKTRGKAKVTGRWK, encoded by the exons ATGTCTGACACAGAGGAGGTGGCGGAAGAGTACGAGGAGGA GGAGCAGGAAG AAGCGGCTATGGAAG AAGAGGAAGACTGGAGAGAGGACGGAGACG agcaggaagaggcagaggaagaggaggctgacAGCAGGGCTGAGGCCGAAGTTGAGGATGAGGCTGAGACtgaggagaccaaggcagaag AAGATGAACAAGAAGAGGAAGCTAGAGAGGCTGAAG ATGGCCCAGTGGAGGAGTCCAAACTAAAGCCCAG GCCATTCATGCCCAATTTGGTGCCACCCAAGATTCCTGATGGAGAAAGAGTGGATTTTGAT GACATCCATCGGAAGCGCATGGAGAAGGACCTGaatgagctacagacgctgattGAGGCGCACTTTGAGAacaggaagaaggaggaggaggagctcatTTCTCTCAAAGACAGGATC GAAAGGCGGCGGGCTGAGCGTGCCGAGCAGCAGCGTATCAGGAACGAGAGGGAAAAGGAGCGGCAGAACCGCCTGGCT GAAGAAAGGGCCCGgcgagaggaggaggagaacagGAGGAAGGCTGAGGATGAGGCCCGGAAGAAGAAGGCTTTGTCTAACATGATGCATTTTGGAGGGTACATCCAGAAG ACGGAGCGGAAAAGTGGGAAGAGACAGACGGAGcgggaaaagaagaagaagattctgGCCGAGAGGAGGAAAGTGCTGGCTATCGACCACCTGAATGAAGATCAGCTgag GGGGAAGGCAAAGGAACTGTGGCAGAGCATCTATGATCTGGAGGCAGAGAAGTTCGACCTGCAGGAGAAGTTCAAGCAGCAGAAATATGAA ATCAATGTTCTCCGAAACAGGATCAATGATAACCAGAAAGT CTCCAAGACCCGAGGGAaggccaaagtcactgggcgctgGAAGTAG
- the TNNT2 gene encoding troponin T, cardiac muscle isoform X2: MEEQEEAEEEEADSRAEAEVEDEAETEETKAEEDEQEEEAREAEDGPVEESKLKPRPFMPNLVPPKIPDGERVDFDDIHRKRMEKDLNELQTLIEAHFENRKKEEEELISLKDRIERRRAERAEQQRIRNEREKERQNRLAEERARREEEENRRKAEDEARKKKALSNMMHFGGYIQKTERKSGKRQTEREKKKKILAERRKVLAIDHLNEDQLRGKAKELWQSIYDLEAEKFDLQEKFKQQKYEINVLRNRINDNQKVSKTRGKAKVTGRWK; the protein is encoded by the exons ATGGAAG agcaggaagaggcagaggaagaggaggctgacAGCAGGGCTGAGGCCGAAGTTGAGGATGAGGCTGAGACtgaggagaccaaggcagaag AAGATGAACAAGAAGAGGAAGCTAGAGAGGCTGAAG ATGGCCCAGTGGAGGAGTCCAAACTAAAGCCCAG GCCATTCATGCCCAATTTGGTGCCACCCAAGATTCCTGATGGAGAAAGAGTGGATTTTGAT GACATCCATCGGAAGCGCATGGAGAAGGACCTGaatgagctacagacgctgattGAGGCGCACTTTGAGAacaggaagaaggaggaggaggagctcatTTCTCTCAAAGACAGGATC GAAAGGCGGCGGGCTGAGCGTGCCGAGCAGCAGCGTATCAGGAACGAGAGGGAAAAGGAGCGGCAGAACCGCCTGGCT GAAGAAAGGGCCCGgcgagaggaggaggagaacagGAGGAAGGCTGAGGATGAGGCCCGGAAGAAGAAGGCTTTGTCTAACATGATGCATTTTGGAGGGTACATCCAGAAG ACGGAGCGGAAAAGTGGGAAGAGACAGACGGAGcgggaaaagaagaagaagattctgGCCGAGAGGAGGAAAGTGCTGGCTATCGACCACCTGAATGAAGATCAGCTgag GGGGAAGGCAAAGGAACTGTGGCAGAGCATCTATGATCTGGAGGCAGAGAAGTTCGACCTGCAGGAGAAGTTCAAGCAGCAGAAATATGAA ATCAATGTTCTCCGAAACAGGATCAATGATAACCAGAAAGT CTCCAAGACCCGAGGGAaggccaaagtcactgggcgctgGAAGTAG
- the TNNT2 gene encoding troponin T, cardiac muscle isoform X3: MEEQEEAEEEEADSRAEAEVEDEAETEETKAEDEQEEEAREAEDGPVEESKLKPRPFMPNLVPPKIPDGERVDFDDIHRKRMEKDLNELQTLIEAHFENRKKEEEELISLKDRIERRRAERAEQQRIRNEREKERQNRLAEERARREEEENRRKAEDEARKKKALSNMMHFGGYIQKTERKSGKRQTEREKKKKILAERRKVLAIDHLNEDQLRGKAKELWQSIYDLEAEKFDLQEKFKQQKYEINVLRNRINDNQKVSKTRGKAKVTGRWK; the protein is encoded by the exons ATGGAAG agcaggaagaggcagaggaagaggaggctgacAGCAGGGCTGAGGCCGAAGTTGAGGATGAGGCTGAGACtgaggagaccaaggcagaag ATGAACAAGAAGAGGAAGCTAGAGAGGCTGAAG ATGGCCCAGTGGAGGAGTCCAAACTAAAGCCCAG GCCATTCATGCCCAATTTGGTGCCACCCAAGATTCCTGATGGAGAAAGAGTGGATTTTGAT GACATCCATCGGAAGCGCATGGAGAAGGACCTGaatgagctacagacgctgattGAGGCGCACTTTGAGAacaggaagaaggaggaggaggagctcatTTCTCTCAAAGACAGGATC GAAAGGCGGCGGGCTGAGCGTGCCGAGCAGCAGCGTATCAGGAACGAGAGGGAAAAGGAGCGGCAGAACCGCCTGGCT GAAGAAAGGGCCCGgcgagaggaggaggagaacagGAGGAAGGCTGAGGATGAGGCCCGGAAGAAGAAGGCTTTGTCTAACATGATGCATTTTGGAGGGTACATCCAGAAG ACGGAGCGGAAAAGTGGGAAGAGACAGACGGAGcgggaaaagaagaagaagattctgGCCGAGAGGAGGAAAGTGCTGGCTATCGACCACCTGAATGAAGATCAGCTgag GGGGAAGGCAAAGGAACTGTGGCAGAGCATCTATGATCTGGAGGCAGAGAAGTTCGACCTGCAGGAGAAGTTCAAGCAGCAGAAATATGAA ATCAATGTTCTCCGAAACAGGATCAATGATAACCAGAAAGT CTCCAAGACCCGAGGGAaggccaaagtcactgggcgctgGAAGTAG
- the TNNT2 gene encoding troponin T, cardiac muscle isoform X1 gives MEEEEDWREDGDEQEEAEEEEADSRAEAEVEDEAETEETKAEDEQEEEAREAEDGPVEESKLKPRPFMPNLVPPKIPDGERVDFDDIHRKRMEKDLNELQTLIEAHFENRKKEEEELISLKDRIERRRAERAEQQRIRNEREKERQNRLAEERARREEEENRRKAEDEARKKKALSNMMHFGGYIQKTERKSGKRQTEREKKKKILAERRKVLAIDHLNEDQLRGKAKELWQSIYDLEAEKFDLQEKFKQQKYEINVLRNRINDNQKVSKTRGKAKVTGRWK, from the exons ATGGAAG AAGAGGAAGACTGGAGAGAGGACGGAGACG agcaggaagaggcagaggaagaggaggctgacAGCAGGGCTGAGGCCGAAGTTGAGGATGAGGCTGAGACtgaggagaccaaggcagaag ATGAACAAGAAGAGGAAGCTAGAGAGGCTGAAG ATGGCCCAGTGGAGGAGTCCAAACTAAAGCCCAG GCCATTCATGCCCAATTTGGTGCCACCCAAGATTCCTGATGGAGAAAGAGTGGATTTTGAT GACATCCATCGGAAGCGCATGGAGAAGGACCTGaatgagctacagacgctgattGAGGCGCACTTTGAGAacaggaagaaggaggaggaggagctcatTTCTCTCAAAGACAGGATC GAAAGGCGGCGGGCTGAGCGTGCCGAGCAGCAGCGTATCAGGAACGAGAGGGAAAAGGAGCGGCAGAACCGCCTGGCT GAAGAAAGGGCCCGgcgagaggaggaggagaacagGAGGAAGGCTGAGGATGAGGCCCGGAAGAAGAAGGCTTTGTCTAACATGATGCATTTTGGAGGGTACATCCAGAAG ACGGAGCGGAAAAGTGGGAAGAGACAGACGGAGcgggaaaagaagaagaagattctgGCCGAGAGGAGGAAAGTGCTGGCTATCGACCACCTGAATGAAGATCAGCTgag GGGGAAGGCAAAGGAACTGTGGCAGAGCATCTATGATCTGGAGGCAGAGAAGTTCGACCTGCAGGAGAAGTTCAAGCAGCAGAAATATGAA ATCAATGTTCTCCGAAACAGGATCAATGATAACCAGAAAGT CTCCAAGACCCGAGGGAaggccaaagtcactgggcgctgGAAGTAG